The window GTGGAGAATTAACTGGAAATCCTTGGTGAGAGGGTTAAGAGTATAAATCTGTTAGTAACAGTCCTCGAATTTATTTTGTTATATGTTTGATTGAAATTAATCAGGTTTAATTCATTCCAATAAATCTATACGGCTAACAgcggtaagaacctaatggagcGCATATGGGACTGGAATCAGAGGAAAGAATTATAATTTAGAGGGATGGATCATATGAGTCGAAATTTATATACTAAAGGggtaaaataatttaattgataattataattagattatggttataattaaattatgttattatgtgataatataaattagaagttttaatgtgattatatctctaattaattatcgctcacataaataaataactaattggattaggatcattATCTATTTATATTAAGATATGAATTAAGATAATGatagatatttatttatttatctaattagtaatcctattccgaaagagattctaattaattaaaacaaatacAACTAGGGTTAGGAATTGAGGAGACTATAAATATCCCCCCTCCCATATGCATTTCGGCTAAATTGAACATTGGTGGCTAAAGAATTCTCCCGACTTCATCCTGTCTTAATTACTCCTCtttttactctctctttgatctcgtatcgattcctTTAGAGGTAATCAATTTAGATTGTTATTCATTAGTTGATTACTAATGGTTTTCTTTTCATTGTTATTCAtcttctctttccctttcttaCCTCTTTtcctaaaatttgaaaaaaaaaatcagaaacatTAGGATATTATGAGAAAATTTGTAGAGATTCACTGTAAGAAGAATTTGTTAACAATGTTTTGTTTCattgattttgaattttttggatttttcaTTTATTAGGAATTCAAAAGAAGTGAGAAATTGttctagagagagaagaataaaaaataaaagagagagaatGTGAAGATTATTTATAGAAATGAATGGATAAATTTTCTACAACTTAAGTGGATTCCAGATTTAAGTCAAAAACTTCGTCAAACTATTTCACTTATGTTGAAACCTAATTTTGATTaagttttgattatgacaaaaataactTTAAGGAATAAGAGCCttcaatagattaaaaaattcagaattaagtATTGCCTTATGAACTAACAGTTTTTTATAACCGTGAAATATTATTCAAGGCAATTAGACTTCCTATGTCCCATAAACAAATCAGAAGCAAAGGCCTTGACTAAATAAAGGCCCAAACAGAAGCAAGGCCAAGTCCAGAACCAGAAGCCCAAGACGACATCCAAAGTTTCACTTGCTTTCAACCACCACCTACTTCCTATAGGACCATATGTACGCGTTAGATCATTCTGTGAATTAGGTTATTATATCTCAACTGTTTCTATTGAATTATTAAGATTTATGTTAATAGTTGTTAGAATTGTAGGAGTCGCGAGTCGACTAGTACAATTCGATTCGATTCGATTTATGAAGAAGTCGTATACGACTCGAAAGCTTCATGACCATGAATGGGCCGAATTGGTGGCGACTCAGAGTCACATGATTCTGTCGATTCAGAccaccatttaaaaaaaatgttcttcAATTTTTAACAACTAAAAAAGTACGAGCAGAAGTTCTGAAGAAGATGACTTTTCACCTTacaaattagttttattagaattgcattaaatttgaattttaacttAAGTGCTTAGATgataatttgatataatttctatttaaatattaaaattgcatttttagACTAATATTTAATATCTTagtttttagggtaattaatttattagtccctatattttgataaaacacactgtttagtccctgtatttttaaaaacacatgataaagtcgcTAATCTTTTTTTCGATGAACTGTTTGGTCCCTgacgtttttctcagtgaactgtttagtccctgccgttaggcTCGCataaagattttgttagtcaatttggatttgcgttcttcttttcctttattttcatttcctttaaactctaatgcatctgaaatcaattttgagTGTTCTTTTTTTGATTTTCtccttaatcgttcaaattcgtaagcattgggtctgttctttttcttgttctccatacaaataacttcttcttctaaattggatttcctcttctaaagtttgaaggtaaatagtaaagtgtaatttagtcatttccgaagtcataaaaagtaaaaaatctaacaaacagacgaaaggactaaacagttcactgagaaaaaggttaaggaccttaccatgtgtttttgaaaatacaaggactaaacaatgtgttttatcaaaatatagggactaataaattaattaccctatttttaaaaatattttgaatttgatccgAATCTTAAGATTCTGTTCAATTCACGAGTCCCGATTTGGAAAATGAGATttatgtcagagattaatataatgggcgagtcgaatctcgatttaacTTAAGACTTAACATGACATTTCAAGTGAAAAATGATTTAATTTGTAACATTTTAAAGCCGATCCAGACCCATTTGTTTTGGGTCTCACGACTTTAAAACGTGTTTCCACACACTTTACAGTAACATAGCTATAGCAGAATCACTATATATGATCTCCATTTGGAATTTGAGATTCAATTTGTTCATTCTCCAGGTACTGCTCCTTCATAACTGGATTGTGACAATCCTAATAATATCATGATTTTATAGCAAGAAAttgttatttggttaatatttGGTATATTTTCATTCATAAAATGGTAACCACAATCCTAATAATATCCTGCTTTTTAAAATGAGATAGGTTATATTTGGTATATTTTGATGCATAATTGATAATACTgaataattgattttttatttttgatttaaaatgTAGGTTCTAGTAGTGGAAGTATGAAAGCACTCAACCAGAATCTCCTTCCAGGTGAGAAATTATTTAATTTGCAACTTTTAAAAGTCCATCAAGTCTCATTTTTTGGATCTCACGGTTTTAAAATACACTTTACTATAATATAACCAGAACAGAAATACTAGGTGGTCTCCATTTTGAAACTCAAATTCAGTTTAATCATGCTTCCACCATTATTTTCTAGGACTGCTCTTTGCTTTATAATTGGATTTTTAAAATCCTAGATAATATCCTCATTTTATAGCAAGAAATTATCATTTGGTTTATATTTAGTATATTTCCATGCATAAAATAATAACTAGATTGTTAGAATCTTGTGTCTTgattttatttgatttatatttGGTATATTTTCATACATATGTATAATAATTGCAAGTCTTTTGGGTTGGGAAATTCAATTCAAAACATGAGATGTAAATAGACATTAGTTTGCATTACATAAAAAAGGAATCACTATCCAAACAATCTTTATGTAATAAGTCTATATATGAAATAAACTTCACTATCACTTTCCCAAACTTTGaaataaacatataaaatttcCAAAAAAGAAAATTGTAAACCAAAGATCATATGATGTCACATATAATCATAAATCATATAATCCTCATATGATCATATGATTTCACTTTTAATTCATTCTAGTTTCTGATTCTCACTATCAGAGGACATTAATGAGTAATCTGAAGGCGTCCAATCATCAATGAAATGGTGGAGCAGATTTTGTTCCTGTGCTTCTTGTTCATTCAAGTTGAAGAAAGACCTTCTTTGTGAACGATCATTAACAAAGGAATCAGCTGAAACTCCTTGTGGAACTTGTTCAGAGCTACTGTTTATTACCATATTTGTTTGGTGTTGTGCCTTCTTTTTTGCCCGATATCTATGCATATGCCTCTCGCAATACTTATGGCCTGTAAGTGCATCTTTTGCACATCGCCATTTCTTCCCATCGGTTCGACGACATCTTTCTGGGTGTGGATCACTATAACCTTGACGAGAAGTGTCCAATTTCACTGCAAATCGTACCAGAAATTAATTAGATCAATCGAAGTCTGGAATTTCTTTAGTAAtgtgaaattaaaaaatgaaatctcACTAGGAGGGTAGAGAGAATTGAAGATGGGTCTGAGCAAATGAAGTGGCACTGTCACGTTTGCTGAGATATAATTATATATCAATTTCTGGTTTTGTAATTCCATAAACTGACTCAAAGTGAATGCTCCACTGCTACCATAACCTCCTGTGACATAGCAATCAGGACATAGGATTCTAAATACCATTTTATGCATAAACATAATACCaaatataacatttaaatataATCAGGACATAGGATTCTAACAATCTGGTTATGCATAATTATATACTAAATATAAGCCAAATAATATTTTCTGGCTACAAAATCAGGATATTGTCAGGATTGTAACCAAGATTATGAGAATGGAAACCTAAATACTCTTAACATAAATCTAATTCACAAAATGATCTGACACGTACCTATGCTCGTATGAAAAGGAGGTGATGGTTGAAAGCTAGTGAAATTGGGGGAGCTGACATTTGATTGAAAGTATGAACTGAAGG of the Euphorbia lathyris chromosome 7, ddEupLath1.1, whole genome shotgun sequence genome contains:
- the LOC136235018 gene encoding growth-regulating factor 2-like, which gives rise to MASGSSNPSFSSYFQSNVSSPNFTSFQPSPPFHTSIGGYGSSGAFTLSQFMELQNQKLIYNYISANVTVPLHLLRPIFNSLYPPMKLDTSRQGYSDPHPERCRRTDGKKWRCAKDALTGHKYCERHMHRYRAKKKAQHQTNMVINSSSEQVPQGVSADSFVNDRSQRRSFFNLNEQEAQEQNLLHHFIDDWTPSDYSLMSSDSENQKLE